A region from the Onychostoma macrolepis isolate SWU-2019 chromosome 18, ASM1243209v1, whole genome shotgun sequence genome encodes:
- the pdcd5 gene encoding programmed cell death protein 5 — MADEELEAIRRQRMTELQAKHGDPSSDQQGQQEAKQRETEMRNSILAQVLDQSARARLSNLALVKPDKAKAVENYLIQMARFGQLGGKITEAGLIEILEKVSQQTEKKTTVKFNRRRVMDSDDEDDD, encoded by the exons atGGCTGATGAAGAATTGGAAGCCATTAGGCGGCAACGTATGACAGAACTGCAGGCGAAACATGGG GATCCTTCTAGTGACCAGCAGGGGCAGCAGGAGGCCAAACAGAG AGAGACGGAGATGAGAAACTCTATATTGGCTCAAGTCTTGGATCAGTCTGCCCGTGCCAGGT tgagTAATTTGGCTCTTGTAAAGCCAGATAAAGCAAAAGCAGTGGAGAATTACCTGATACAGATGGCTCGCTTTGGACAGCTTGGAGGAAAA ATTACAGAGGCTGGACTAATAGAGATCCTGGAGAAAGTCAGTCAACaaacagagaagaaaacaaCTGTAAAA TTTAACCGACGACGGGTAATGGACTCagatgatgaggatgatgacTGA